One genomic region from Candidatus Cloacimonas sp. encodes:
- the ppdK gene encoding pyruvate, phosphate dikinase — translation MNTPKRVYLFGNGKAEGSAEMKNLLGGKGANLAEMNLIGVPVPPGFTITTEVCTEYNQLGSAKLREILKDDVQNAVRHIEGLVNMQFGSAENPLLVSVRSGARASMPGMMDTILNLGLNETTIQGLIKKTNNERFAWDSYRRFVQMYSDVVLGLKPESKEEIDPFEVIINSVKKERGISSDLELNTTDLQNLVTLFKKAVEEKTGKKFPDDPWEQLWGAIFAVFNSWNNDRAKFYRKLNNIPDEWGTAVTVQAMVFGNMGYTSATGVAFTRDAATGENLFNGEYLINAQGEDVVAGIRTPQQITKIGSQRWAKLAGISEEERLGKYPSLEEAMPETYKELFTIQKKLENHYSEMQDMEFTIQEGKLWLLQTRTGKRTGPAMVKIAMDMLREGMLEEKTALKRIDPAKLDELLHPVFTKEGLAKAKVIANGLPASPGAASGQIVFFADEAESWAVDKKKVILVREETSPEDLRGMAAAQGILTARGGMTSHAAVVARGMGKCCVAGAGALHIDYKNRTMTVNGKAYKEGDWISLNGSTGQVLEGKIDTQDPELSGDFGAVMQLADKYTRMKVRTNADTPKDATVARNFGAQGIGLCRTEHMFFEGDRIKSMREMILAEDETGRRAALAKLLPMQRSDFEGIFTAMNGFPVTIRLLDPPLHEFVPQEESAQKEIADEMGIPLEKVKNRVASLHEVNPMLGHRGCRLGNTYPEITEMQARAIIEAALAVKARGIVVLPEIMVPLTSTAAEFEMQEDIIRKTAENVFEEKKERVDYLVGTMIEIPRAAITADKIAEHAEFFSFGTNDLTQMTFGFSRDDAGVFLPVYLEKNLLKQDPFQILDRVGVGELVKMGTERGRKTRPNLKVGICGEHGGEPSSVEFCHSVGMNYVSCSPYRVPIARVAAAIAALND, via the coding sequence ATGAATACACCTAAAAGAGTTTACCTCTTCGGAAATGGAAAAGCCGAAGGAAGTGCTGAAATGAAAAATCTCCTCGGAGGAAAAGGTGCCAACCTTGCAGAAATGAATCTAATTGGCGTTCCGGTTCCTCCCGGATTTACTATTACGACAGAAGTTTGCACTGAATATAACCAACTGGGTTCTGCCAAACTGAGAGAAATATTGAAAGATGATGTCCAAAATGCAGTCCGACATATAGAAGGTCTTGTTAATATGCAATTTGGCTCTGCTGAAAATCCTCTTTTGGTTTCAGTGCGTTCAGGTGCCCGGGCTTCAATGCCGGGAATGATGGATACAATCCTTAATTTGGGCTTGAATGAAACAACTATTCAGGGTTTAATTAAAAAGACCAATAACGAAAGATTCGCCTGGGATAGCTATCGTCGTTTCGTGCAAATGTATTCTGATGTAGTTTTAGGTCTTAAACCAGAAAGTAAAGAAGAAATTGATCCTTTTGAAGTGATTATTAACAGTGTGAAAAAAGAACGCGGCATCAGCAGTGATTTGGAACTGAATACTACAGATTTGCAAAATTTGGTAACTTTATTCAAGAAGGCAGTTGAGGAAAAAACCGGTAAAAAATTCCCGGATGACCCCTGGGAACAACTCTGGGGTGCTATTTTTGCCGTTTTTAACAGCTGGAATAATGACCGCGCCAAGTTCTACCGTAAACTGAATAATATTCCCGATGAATGGGGAACTGCAGTTACCGTGCAAGCAATGGTTTTTGGCAATATGGGTTATACAAGCGCTACGGGTGTAGCTTTTACTCGCGATGCCGCAACCGGAGAAAACCTTTTTAACGGTGAATATTTGATTAATGCTCAAGGTGAAGATGTTGTAGCTGGAATTAGAACTCCCCAGCAAATTACCAAAATTGGTTCTCAGCGTTGGGCAAAACTTGCAGGTATCAGTGAAGAAGAACGCCTTGGTAAATACCCTTCTCTGGAAGAAGCAATGCCGGAGACCTATAAAGAGCTTTTTACCATTCAGAAAAAACTGGAAAATCATTACAGCGAGATGCAGGATATGGAATTTACCATTCAGGAAGGAAAACTTTGGCTGTTACAAACCAGAACCGGCAAAAGAACGGGTCCGGCAATGGTCAAAATCGCAATGGATATGCTCCGCGAAGGGATGCTTGAGGAAAAAACAGCGCTTAAAAGAATTGATCCTGCTAAATTGGATGAACTTCTTCATCCCGTCTTCACTAAAGAGGGCTTGGCAAAAGCAAAAGTGATTGCTAATGGTTTACCTGCTTCTCCTGGAGCTGCTTCCGGACAAATTGTCTTTTTTGCCGACGAAGCAGAATCCTGGGCTGTGGATAAGAAAAAAGTTATTTTGGTTAGAGAAGAGACCTCTCCTGAGGACTTACGCGGAATGGCAGCCGCCCAAGGAATTCTTACTGCGCGTGGAGGTATGACTTCTCACGCAGCCGTTGTTGCCAGAGGAATGGGAAAATGCTGTGTAGCAGGAGCCGGTGCTTTACACATTGATTATAAAAACAGAACTATGACTGTGAACGGAAAGGCATATAAAGAAGGGGACTGGATTTCGTTAAATGGCTCTACAGGACAGGTTTTAGAAGGCAAAATAGATACTCAGGACCCTGAACTTAGCGGTGATTTTGGTGCCGTGATGCAACTTGCCGATAAATATACCAGAATGAAAGTTCGCACTAATGCCGATACTCCTAAAGATGCAACAGTTGCCAGAAATTTTGGCGCTCAGGGAATTGGACTTTGTAGAACGGAACATATGTTTTTTGAAGGCGACAGAATTAAGTCAATGCGGGAAATGATTTTAGCAGAAGATGAAACAGGACGCAGAGCGGCTCTGGCAAAATTACTGCCGATGCAACGGTCAGATTTTGAAGGCATTTTCACTGCTATGAACGGATTTCCTGTAACTATCCGTCTTTTAGACCCTCCCTTGCACGAATTTGTGCCGCAGGAAGAATCTGCCCAAAAGGAAATTGCAGACGAAATGGGAATTCCTTTGGAAAAGGTTAAAAACCGCGTTGCCTCTTTGCATGAAGTAAATCCTATGCTTGGTCACAGAGGTTGCCGTTTGGGAAATACCTATCCTGAAATTACCGAAATGCAAGCGCGGGCAATTATTGAAGCCGCATTAGCAGTTAAAGCACGCGGAATTGTTGTTTTACCTGAAATTATGGTTCCCTTAACAAGCACTGCTGCAGAATTTGAAATGCAGGAAGATATTATTCGCAAAACAGCAGAAAATGTCTTTGAAGAAAAGAAAGAACGCGTGGATTACCTGGTTGGAACAATGATAGAAATTCCCCGCGCTGCCATAACTGCCGATAAAATTGCCGAACACGCCGAGTTTTTCAGTTTTGGAACTAACGATTTAACCCAGATGACCTTTGGCTTTTCCCGCGATGATGCAGGTGTGTTTTTACCCGTGTATTTGGAAAAAAACCTGCTGAAACAAGACCCCTTCCAAATTTTGGATAGAGTGGGAGTTGGCGAACTGGTGAAAATGGGAACGGAACGCGGCAGAAAAACCCGTCCTAATTTGAAGGTTGGAATTTGCGGAGAACACGGTGGCGAACCAAGCAGCGTGGAATTTTGCCACTCCGTTGGAATGAACTATGTTAGCTGTTCTCCATACAGAGTTCCGATTGCTCGTGTAGCTGCTGCCATAGCCGCTTTAAATGATTAA
- a CDS encoding phosphomannomutase/phosphoglucomutase: MIKAEIFRQYDIRGIVNEDLDEDTYYLIGKGFGTYLQNKSLKTIVLGGDARHSTPAFMNAFSQGALSTGCDIIDLGIVPTPVLYFSIWKLQSDGGAMVTASHNPSQYNGCKLNLGLSSVYADELQTVLKIIQKGVFATGNGKLVKNNEMSDIYIDYIVKGIKLQRPVKVIVDGGNGVGGPYLPAILRRLGCEVIEMFCEPDGDFPNHHPDPTIAKNMEALAKAVIDNKYELGIGLDGDADRIGVVDEQGKMLFGDQILNILARDYLQKNPGKKIIADVKCSMNLFNDIKKYGGEPIMYKTGHANIKMFMKEIGVEFAGEMSGHIFLADRYLGFDDAIYVSCRFCEIVSQMPNPVSTFLADQPKLYNTPELHTNCPDEKKFEVVAKVCEEFKKEGYDVNDIDGARITFPDGWGLIRASNTTPVIVTRYEAINESRMNEIRNLIEAKIHKYL, translated from the coding sequence ATGATAAAAGCAGAAATCTTTCGTCAATATGACATTCGTGGCATTGTGAATGAAGACCTGGATGAAGATACTTATTATCTAATCGGTAAAGGTTTTGGCACCTATTTACAGAATAAGAGCTTAAAAACTATTGTTTTGGGAGGAGATGCCAGACATTCCACTCCTGCCTTTATGAATGCTTTCAGCCAGGGAGCTTTATCAACCGGCTGCGATATTATAGATTTAGGAATCGTTCCTACCCCGGTTTTATATTTTTCTATCTGGAAACTGCAAAGTGATGGAGGAGCGATGGTTACTGCCAGCCATAATCCTTCTCAATATAATGGTTGTAAATTAAATCTTGGTTTAAGCAGTGTTTATGCTGATGAACTGCAAACGGTGTTAAAAATCATTCAAAAAGGTGTATTTGCTACCGGAAACGGCAAGCTGGTAAAAAACAACGAAATGAGTGATATCTACATTGACTACATTGTAAAGGGAATTAAACTTCAGCGTCCGGTAAAAGTGATTGTGGATGGAGGAAATGGAGTTGGCGGTCCATATTTACCTGCAATTTTGCGTCGTTTGGGCTGTGAAGTGATAGAGATGTTTTGTGAACCCGATGGTGATTTTCCCAATCATCATCCTGATCCTACGATTGCTAAAAATATGGAAGCACTTGCTAAAGCGGTGATAGATAATAAATATGAACTTGGAATTGGTTTGGATGGCGATGCGGATAGAATTGGAGTTGTGGATGAACAGGGTAAGATGCTTTTTGGAGACCAGATCCTGAATATTTTGGCAAGGGATTATTTGCAAAAGAACCCCGGAAAAAAGATTATTGCCGATGTGAAATGCAGTATGAACCTGTTTAATGACATCAAAAAGTATGGCGGTGAACCGATTATGTATAAAACCGGGCATGCCAATATCAAAATGTTTATGAAAGAAATAGGAGTAGAATTTGCCGGCGAAATGAGTGGACACATCTTTTTGGCAGATAGATACTTGGGTTTTGATGATGCGATCTATGTCAGCTGTCGTTTTTGTGAAATTGTTTCTCAAATGCCTAATCCTGTCAGCACTTTTTTAGCCGATCAGCCCAAACTATATAATACTCCGGAATTGCATACAAATTGTCCCGATGAGAAAAAGTTTGAAGTAGTGGCAAAGGTTTGTGAGGAATTTAAAAAAGAGGGCTATGATGTGAATGATATTGACGGAGCAAGAATAACTTTCCCTGATGGTTGGGGCTTAATTCGTGCTTCCAATACTACCCCTGTAATTGTAACCCGTTACGAGGCAATAAACGAATCCCGAATGAACGAAATAAGGAACCTGATAGAAGCCAAAATCCATAAATACCTGTAA
- the truA gene encoding tRNA pseudouridine(38-40) synthase TruA has protein sequence MSRYLIHICYDGTGYCGWQKQKNGLAIQEVMEEVLAIFAGEKSAIIAAGRTDAGVHALGQYAHFDYCGSMQEKQLLLAFNRYLPADIQVLEILKVSPCLNARYQAYERNYRYLLAKERTPFNRNYSGFLPHLKLDLGKMQAAAKYIMGKHDFSSFGRSNPEVPNRICDLQQIEINESESYFIFDYRADRFLHNMARRITGTLANMAHLDLPPETILAILENRCSRQNLVITAPASGLYLTEVKYPPKFLDESYTPDFEEKETANSAMPNGIK, from the coding sequence ATGTCACGCTATTTAATCCATATCTGTTATGATGGCACTGGCTATTGCGGATGGCAAAAACAGAAGAACGGCCTTGCTATTCAGGAAGTGATGGAAGAAGTTCTGGCAATATTTGCCGGGGAAAAATCAGCTATTATTGCTGCCGGAAGAACTGATGCAGGAGTTCATGCCTTAGGACAGTATGCGCATTTTGATTATTGCGGTTCAATGCAAGAGAAGCAATTACTTTTAGCTTTCAACAGATATTTGCCTGCGGATATTCAAGTGCTGGAGATATTGAAAGTAAGCCCTTGTTTAAATGCCCGCTATCAAGCTTATGAACGCAATTATCGCTATTTGCTGGCTAAGGAAAGAACACCTTTCAACAGGAATTACAGTGGTTTTTTGCCTCACCTGAAACTGGACTTGGGAAAAATGCAAGCCGCTGCCAAATACATTATGGGAAAACACGATTTTTCTTCTTTCGGACGCAGCAATCCGGAAGTTCCCAATCGGATATGCGATTTGCAACAAATAGAAATAAACGAATCGGAAAGCTACTTTATTTTTGATTACCGGGCAGACCGTTTTTTGCATAATATGGCACGGAGAATTACCGGAACTTTGGCAAATATGGCACATTTAGACCTGCCTCCCGAAACAATTTTAGCCATTTTAGAAAACAGATGCTCACGCCAGAATTTGGTGATAACTGCTCCTGCCTCAGGACTTTATCTAACGGAAGTAAAATATCCACCAAAGTTTCTTGACGAATCTTACACTCCTGATTTTGAGGAAAAGGAAACAGCAAATTCCGCTATGCCTAACGGTATAAAATAA
- a CDS encoding tetratricopeptide repeat protein: MKFRDIFICLLCFAGVFACEVNTMFNARNYFNSAQSRPLTSNGRPNAQAIDEYTKAIKKCGKIIETDKKGKRVEEAYYLMAKSLYYKGNSAFQAKDQFQNLVIRFPESKYVPEAYIYIAKILRETNQPKEAEKLLDEFLRNPKFRKQHPQALSALADFAIKDKDFIKAQHYLERIITEYPKTKEYREAYFLFGKNYYEQKDYDKSLEAFKTMQKARGIDKEKKLEGTYYIGLNELELGQANKALKTAKGLIRTETRPDKIPFVRLLKARAHIALGDTTEARTEIEFITKNYPRTEGSAGAYYYLAENYYYNQGKIPQAITNYNKVRIEFSNSPLAKIAQAKASALGSVAPRAGLDCETGLSQFLDYQYQAAESFLNVLAMPDSAVARYKIVIAQKNSLIARRDSIRTALNKNNALLDSLKAILPATIIPVTDSSGTLEQTELPVAQSDTTAVKAVTDTLAEVIINESDNEQTLADTLKTAEVEIPLADSLQQEVVISEGDSLAFREEINIFNPLPDSLATEEKPEFVSPNANSESDSLTLAIGQRIQALEKENAQYSQRLEKLDEIIERFDSEIIPFCMFAIGSIYHNLSPELPENGEIMAKMQEQYPENKFTKALNALQNNLPVRLIDPREERMEQLLDSYLENITTAPDSALVGLQELTNSPYHKIKLAANFRLGWYYSFENMDTLLAKPYLKAVLDEPEAGEFATVARRFFDGNNFLLRGAPPVVIPQNDTTAVDSTGVEQPESIKEWNFPTPAEIYATLPDSLKMYSGIPVLMDSLAKAVSPPEDKTEEQISVPEMESPVDNPVPASPEEVIPEKKEEPPLE, from the coding sequence ATGAAATTCAGGGATATATTTATCTGTCTGCTTTGTTTTGCGGGTGTTTTTGCCTGCGAAGTGAATACAATGTTTAATGCCCGTAACTATTTTAATTCGGCACAGTCCAGACCTCTAACCAGTAACGGCAGGCCTAATGCCCAGGCAATTGATGAATATACTAAAGCGATTAAAAAATGCGGGAAAATTATTGAGACAGATAAAAAAGGAAAAAGGGTGGAAGAGGCATACTATTTGATGGCGAAATCCCTTTACTACAAAGGCAATAGCGCTTTTCAGGCAAAAGATCAGTTCCAAAACCTTGTTATCCGTTTTCCCGAGAGTAAATATGTTCCCGAAGCATATATTTATATTGCCAAAATTTTGCGGGAGACCAATCAACCCAAAGAGGCGGAAAAATTGCTGGATGAATTTTTGCGTAATCCCAAATTTCGCAAACAGCATCCTCAGGCGTTATCCGCTTTAGCTGATTTTGCCATTAAAGATAAGGACTTTATTAAAGCCCAACACTATCTGGAAAGGATAATTACGGAATATCCTAAAACCAAAGAATACCGCGAAGCATATTTCCTGTTCGGTAAGAATTATTATGAGCAAAAGGATTATGATAAATCGCTGGAAGCATTTAAAACAATGCAGAAAGCACGCGGCATAGATAAGGAAAAAAAACTGGAAGGAACCTATTACATTGGCTTGAATGAATTGGAACTGGGACAAGCGAATAAAGCATTAAAGACAGCAAAAGGGCTAATCAGAACTGAAACCCGTCCTGATAAAATTCCTTTTGTGCGATTACTGAAAGCCAGAGCTCACATTGCTTTGGGAGATACAACCGAGGCAAGAACCGAAATTGAATTTATCACCAAAAATTATCCGCGCACCGAGGGCTCTGCAGGTGCCTATTATTACCTGGCGGAAAACTATTATTACAATCAGGGCAAAATTCCCCAGGCAATAACTAATTATAATAAAGTGCGCATTGAATTTTCCAATTCTCCTTTGGCAAAAATCGCTCAAGCAAAAGCTTCCGCTTTGGGTTCAGTTGCTCCCCGCGCTGGTCTTGATTGTGAAACCGGTCTTTCCCAGTTTTTAGATTACCAATATCAAGCGGCGGAAAGTTTTTTGAATGTTCTGGCGATGCCGGATTCTGCGGTTGCCCGTTATAAAATTGTGATTGCCCAAAAGAATAGTTTAATAGCCAGAAGGGATTCTATTCGGACAGCATTGAACAAAAATAACGCTCTTCTGGATTCGCTGAAGGCAATCTTGCCTGCAACCATTATTCCCGTTACGGATAGTTCGGGAACCTTAGAACAAACAGAACTTCCTGTGGCACAAAGTGATACTACAGCTGTAAAAGCGGTTACTGATACTTTGGCAGAGGTTATAATCAACGAATCGGATAACGAACAAACCCTTGCCGATACCTTAAAAACAGCAGAAGTAGAAATTCCTTTAGCCGATAGTTTACAACAGGAAGTGGTAATTTCCGAAGGCGATTCTTTGGCTTTTAGAGAAGAAATAAATATTTTTAACCCGCTGCCCGATTCTCTTGCCACAGAAGAAAAACCGGAATTTGTCTCTCCCAATGCAAATTCAGAAAGCGATTCGCTAACTTTGGCAATTGGGCAACGCATTCAAGCCCTGGAAAAAGAAAACGCACAATATAGCCAGCGCCTGGAAAAACTGGATGAAATTATTGAGCGTTTTGACAGTGAAATAATTCCTTTCTGTATGTTTGCCATTGGTTCCATCTATCATAATCTTTCTCCGGAACTTCCTGAAAATGGTGAGATTATGGCTAAAATGCAGGAACAATACCCGGAAAACAAATTTACTAAAGCCCTAAATGCCCTGCAAAATAATTTGCCCGTCCGTCTGATTGACCCGCGGGAAGAAAGAATGGAACAGCTTTTAGACAGTTATTTAGAGAATATTACCACTGCTCCTGATTCTGCTCTTGTCGGCTTACAGGAACTAACAAACTCACCTTATCATAAAATTAAGCTGGCTGCCAATTTCCGTTTGGGTTGGTATTACAGTTTTGAAAATATGGATACTCTGCTGGCAAAGCCCTACCTGAAAGCTGTTTTAGATGAACCCGAAGCTGGCGAATTTGCCACGGTAGCGCGTAGATTCTTTGATGGCAATAACTTCCTTTTAAGAGGTGCCCCTCCTGTAGTTATTCCTCAAAATGATACTACGGCAGTTGATTCTACCGGAGTGGAACAGCCGGAAAGCATTAAGGAATGGAATTTTCCTACTCCCGCAGAAATTTATGCAACCCTGCCGGATAGTTTAAAAATGTATAGCGGTATTCCCGTGCTGATGGATTCTCTGGCGAAAGCTGTTTCACCTCCTGAAGATAAAACGGAAGAGCAAATTTCAGTTCCGGAAATGGAAAGCCCGGTTGATAATCCTGTCCCTGCTTCCCCGGAAGAGGTTATTCCGGAAAAAAAAGAGGAACCGCCACTTGAATGA
- the rdgB gene encoding RdgB/HAM1 family non-canonical purine NTP pyrophosphatase produces MKMDILIATHNPDKLIELQDLLKPLEFRLHFLQELPDFLPSEEDQETLLKNAMKKALEAAKFSGMLTLADDTGLFIAALNDAPGVMSARFAGNSCSYSDNRKKVLSLMQNTEQRKAYFKTAVALAAPDGIIAIIEGKLDGEITTAEYGSNGFGYDSIFAVNGKTYAEMNTLEKNRLSHRAIAIKAIIPVLQKIINT; encoded by the coding sequence ATGAAAATGGACATTTTAATTGCTACTCATAATCCTGATAAACTGATAGAATTGCAGGATTTGCTTAAACCTTTAGAGTTTCGCTTACATTTCTTGCAGGAATTGCCCGATTTTTTGCCTTCGGAGGAAGATCAGGAAACCCTGCTGAAAAATGCGATGAAAAAAGCACTGGAAGCAGCAAAATTTAGCGGTATGCTAACTTTGGCAGATGATACGGGACTTTTCATTGCTGCCTTAAATGATGCTCCGGGAGTTATGTCTGCGCGTTTTGCCGGTAATTCCTGCAGCTATTCAGATAACCGAAAAAAGGTCTTATCCCTGATGCAAAATACAGAGCAGCGGAAGGCATATTTTAAAACAGCGGTGGCTTTAGCTGCTCCCGATGGCATTATTGCTATAATTGAAGGTAAATTGGATGGTGAAATAACAACAGCAGAATATGGCAGTAACGGTTTTGGGTATGATAGCATTTTTGCCGTAAACGGTAAAACATACGCTGAAATGAATACATTAGAGAAAAATCGCCTGTCCCATCGGGCTATAGCTATAAAAGCTATTATCCCTGTGCTGCAAAAGATAATCAATACTTGA
- a CDS encoding DUF1232 domain-containing protein, translating into MKDDDVIESKEIPREEQEKIKAKVINDVADTKLKFYEDLRKKIMGWTKEQLGSLGGKLGEYVFLLPDFFILVCRLAMDKRVPVKQKMIVAGIITYVMMPIDLIPDFIPVIGLVDDLVLVVLGLNLILNEIDPEILLDNWSGEGQVLDHLQKITALADRFLDKHLLQKIKNVLKRL; encoded by the coding sequence ATGAAAGACGATGATGTAATTGAAAGCAAAGAAATCCCTCGCGAAGAACAGGAAAAAATTAAAGCGAAAGTTATAAATGATGTAGCTGACACAAAACTGAAATTCTATGAAGACCTGCGAAAAAAGATTATGGGATGGACAAAAGAACAATTAGGTTCCTTAGGCGGAAAACTGGGTGAATATGTATTCCTGTTACCAGATTTCTTTATTCTGGTTTGCCGTTTGGCAATGGATAAAAGAGTCCCCGTTAAACAAAAAATGATTGTTGCCGGAATTATCACTTATGTTATGATGCCAATTGATCTTATTCCAGATTTCATTCCGGTTATTGGGCTGGTGGATGATTTGGTTTTGGTAGTTTTGGGGCTTAATCTGATTTTGAATGAAATTGACCCTGAAATCCTTTTGGATAACTGGAGCGGAGAAGGACAGGTATTAGACCACTTACAAAAGATTACTGCCTTGGCGGATCGCTTTTTGGATAAACACCTCCTGCAAAAAATCAAGAATGTGCTGAAACGCTTATGA
- the hisS gene encoding histidine--tRNA ligase translates to MRYNIPRGTFDILPEVSYKWQFLQGSFRKMATCFGYQEITTPVFEVAELFERSSGESSDVVQKEMYRFQDKKGREFALRPEGTAPVVRSYIENHLDKLASRTKLFYLGPMFRYDRPQAGRYRQFYQYGIEFIGSNNPFYDAEVIAIAYLWLNSLGLKNLRLEINSVGCPTCSAVYDNVLREYYRPFLPKLCPDCVKRLEINPRRLLDCKVPSCIEFRKNAPSQMDYLDEPCKQHFAAVCNYLQAMNITYTVNPGIVRGLDYYTNTAFEIIYEGLGAQNSLVGGGRYNGLIEQIGGKSIPAIGFAGGLERLLLALEEEQIELVLPPKPDAYFVCVGENARMQILHYLNALRTKGLIVDYDPDKNSLKAQLKAADASGAKYAVIIGENELAAKTVNLKNLQTGEQITIPMDAEQTIKSMRTE, encoded by the coding sequence ATGAGATATAACATCCCTCGCGGAACTTTTGATATTCTGCCTGAAGTTAGCTATAAATGGCAGTTTTTGCAGGGTAGCTTTCGTAAAATGGCTACTTGCTTTGGTTATCAGGAAATTACTACCCCCGTTTTTGAAGTAGCGGAACTCTTTGAACGCAGCTCCGGAGAAAGCTCCGATGTTGTTCAAAAAGAAATGTATCGCTTTCAGGATAAAAAAGGCAGGGAATTTGCCTTAAGGCCTGAAGGAACGGCTCCCGTAGTTCGCAGCTACATAGAAAATCATTTGGATAAACTTGCTTCCCGCACAAAGCTGTTTTATTTAGGACCGATGTTTCGTTATGATCGTCCGCAGGCAGGTAGATACCGTCAATTTTATCAGTATGGCATAGAATTTATCGGCAGCAACAATCCCTTTTACGATGCGGAAGTGATAGCTATTGCTTATTTATGGCTTAACAGCTTGGGCTTAAAAAACTTGCGTTTGGAAATTAACAGTGTGGGTTGTCCTACCTGTTCTGCTGTTTATGATAATGTATTGCGGGAATATTATAGACCCTTTTTACCAAAACTATGCCCCGATTGTGTGAAACGACTGGAAATAAATCCCCGTCGCCTATTGGATTGTAAAGTCCCTTCCTGTATAGAATTTAGAAAGAATGCACCCTCGCAAATGGATTATTTGGATGAACCCTGTAAACAGCATTTCGCTGCTGTTTGTAACTATCTGCAAGCAATGAATATTACTTACACTGTAAATCCGGGAATAGTTCGTGGACTGGATTATTATACAAACACTGCCTTTGAAATTATCTATGAGGGCTTGGGAGCACAAAATTCTCTTGTGGGAGGCGGAAGATACAACGGCTTGATTGAACAAATCGGGGGAAAAAGTATTCCTGCAATCGGTTTTGCCGGTGGTCTTGAACGATTGTTACTTGCCCTGGAGGAAGAACAAATAGAACTTGTGCTGCCACCGAAACCGGATGCCTACTTTGTTTGCGTTGGCGAAAATGCCCGGATGCAGATTCTTCATTATCTAAATGCCTTAAGAACTAAAGGACTTATTGTGGATTACGATCCCGATAAGAACTCTTTAAAAGCACAACTAAAAGCTGCGGATGCCAGCGGGGCAAAGTATGCTGTAATTATTGGTGAAAATGAACTTGCTGCCAAAACTGTGAACCTTAAAAACCTGCAAACCGGAGAACAAATAACTATTCCAATGGATGCAGAACAAACCATAAAAAGTATGAGGACTGAATGA